A single window of Nicotiana tomentosiformis chromosome 1, ASM39032v3, whole genome shotgun sequence DNA harbors:
- the LOC104118967 gene encoding GDSL esterase/lipase At5g03980-like, whose product MGASVCISHRFVVLVFIFTCLLYVVSSFSLAKEAIGPFNSIYSFGNGDSSSSSAADHIAATLSLPAPQPYTQRGTEFFESGLSFATPGATIMKPFFFLKNGISPPPQSHDLSQISTFMKFFYEDCFSFHDCGRNNKVLPKALIFMDQPGINDYKHAFLHGKSISEASHLVPEVVETIKNSIERLINEAGAKTLMVSGILPVGCFPGFRTLFPEGDSIGKNRCHKGLNMFSKLHNDHLWQAILELRLKYPDVHIIYADYYKAFMAVLKNHVFLGFKTKNLMKACCGSGNGLFNFDMQKKCGEEGVAVCSNRASYLHWDGFRLTPEALENLIDTLFSKKGFVFPELKVGEETAEADTRHHSRIHARVGDISSVIRHLLFV is encoded by the coding sequence ATGGGGGCCTCCGTTTGCATCAGCCATCGTTTCGTTGTCTTGGTATTCATCTTTACTTGTCTTCTTTATGTTGTTTCGTCTTTCTCCCTGGCGAAAGAAGCTATTGGCCCTTTTAATTCCATATATAGTTTCGGGAATGGCGATTCTTCTTCGTCATCCGCCGCTGATCATATTGCTGCAACCCTCAGTTTGCCTGCTCCGCAACCATACACTCAACGAGGCACTGAGTTCTTCGAGTCTGGCCTGAGTTTTGCGACGCCTGGAGCAACTATCATGAAGCCCTTTTTCTTCCTCAAGAATGGCATATCACCACCTCCGCAGTCACATGACCTATCTCAGATTTCTACCTTCATGAAGTTCTTCTATGAAGACTGCTTCTCCTTTCATGACTGCGGCAGAAACAATAAGGTTCTTCCGAAGGCGCTCATCTTTATGGATCAACCAGGCATCAATGACTACAAGCATGCCTTCTTACATGGAAAATCTATTTCAGAGGCGTCCCATCTCGTCCCTGAAGTGGTGGAGACAATTAAGAATTCAATAGAAAGACTCATCAATGAAGCCGGAGCCAAAACTCTCATGGTTTCTGGAATTCTACCCGTGGGCTGCTTTCCTGGTTTTAGGACTCTGTTTCCCGAGGGCGATTCAATTGGCAAAAACAGATGCCATAAGGGATTGAATATGTTCTCGAAGCTTCACAATGATCATCTTTGGCAAGCAATTCTGGAGCTGCGTTTGAAATATCCTGATGTTCACATCATATATGCAGATTACTACAAAGCATTCATGGCGGTCCTTAAAAACCATGTGTTTCTGGGATTCAAGACAAAGaatttgatgaaggcatgttgtGGCAGTGGCAACGGTCTATTCAACTTTGATATGCAGAAGAAGTGCGGAGAGGAAGGAGTTGCTGTATGTTCTAATAGGGCTTCGTATTTACATTGGGACGGATTTCGATTGACACCTGAGGCTTTGGAGAACCTGATCGATACACTGTTCAGCAAAAAAGGATTTGTATTCCCAGAACTGAAGGTTGGAGAAGAAACAGCTGAAGCAGATACAAGGCATCATTCAAGGATTCATGCACGAGTTGGAGACATATCTTCTGTTATTAGGCATTTACTCTTCGTCTAA
- the LOC104118966 gene encoding ferredoxin--nitrite reductase, chloroplastic-like yields MASFSIKFLAPSLPNPARFSKNAVKLHATPPSVAAPPAGAPEVAAERLEPRVEEKDGYWILKEQFRKGINPQEKVKIEKEPMKLFMENGIEELAKIPIEEIDQSKLTKDDIDVRLKWLGLFHRRKNQYGRFMMRLKLPNGVTTSAQTRYLASVIRKYGKEGCADITTRQNWQIRGVVLPDVPEILKGLAEVGLTSLQSGMDNVRNPVGNPLAGIDPEEIVDTRPYTNLLSQFITGNSRGNPAVSNLPRKWNPCVVGSHDLYEHPHINDLAYMPATKDGRFGFNLLVGGFFSAKRCDEAIPLDAWVPADDVVPVCKAILEAFRDLGFRGNRQKCRMMWLIDELGVEGFRAEVEKRMPQQELERASPEDLVQKQWERRDYLGVHPQKQEGYSFIGLHIPVGRVQADDMDELARLADEYGSGEIRLTVEQNIIIPNIENSKIEALLKEPVLSTFSPDPPILMKGLVACTGNQFCGQAIIETKARSLMITEEVQRQVSLTRPVRMHWTGCPNTCAQVQVADIGFMGCLTRDKNGKTVEGADVFLGGRIGSDSHLGEVYKKAVPCDDLVPLVVDLLVNNFGAVPREREETED; encoded by the exons ATGGCGTCTTTTTCTATTAAATTTCTGGCACCTTCATTGCCAAATCCAGCTAGATTTTCCAAAAATGCTGTCAAGCTCCACGCAACTCCGCCGTCTGTGGCAGCGCCGCCAGCTGGTGCTCCAGAGGTTGCTGCTGAGAGGCTAGAACCCAGAGTTGAGGAAAAAGATGGTTATTGGATACTCAAGGAGCAGTTTAGAAAAGGCATAAATCCTCAAGAAAAGGTCAAGATTGAGAAGGAACCTATGAAGTTGTTCATGGAAAATGGTATTGAAGAGCTTGCTAAGATACCCATTGAAGAGATAGATCAGTCCAAGCTTACTAAGGATGATATTGATGTTAGGCTTAAGTGGCTTGGCCTCTTCCATAGGAGAAAGAACCAAT ATGGGCGGTTCATGATGAGATTGAAGCTTCCAAATGGAGTAACAACGAGTGCACAGACTCGATACTTGGCGAGTGTGATAAGGAAATACGGGAAAGAAGGATGTGCTGATATTACAACGAGGCAAAATTGGCAGATTCGTGGAGTTGTACTGCCTGATGTGCCCGAGATACTAAAGGGACTAGCAGAAGTTGGGTTGACCAGTTTGCAGAGTGGCATGGACAATGTCAGGAATCCAGTAGGAAATCCTCTTGCTGGAATTGATCCAGAAGAAATAGTAGACACAAGGCCTTACACTAATTTGCTCTCCCAATTTATCACTGGCAATTCACGAGGCAATCCCGCAGTTTCTAACTT gCCAAGGAAGTGGAATCCGTGCGTAGTAGGCTCTCATGATCTTTATGAACATCCCCATATCAACGATCTCGCGTACATGCCTGCCACGAAAGATGGACGATTTGGATTCAACCTGCTTGTGGGTGGGTTCTTCAGCGCAAAAAGATGTGATGAGGCAATTCCTCTTGATGCATGGGTTCCAGCTGATGATGTTGTTCCGGTTTGCAAAGCAATACTGGAAGCTTTTAGAGATCTTGGTTTCAGAGGGAACAGACAGAAATGTAGAATGATGTGGTTAATCGATGAACTG GGTGTAGAAGGATTCAGGGCAGAGGTCGAGAAGAGAATGCCACAGCAAGAGCTAGAGAGAGCATCTCCAGAGGACTTGGTTCAGAAACAATGGGAAAGAAGAGATTATCTTGGTGTACATCCACAAAAACAAGAAGGCTACAGCTTTATTGGTCTTCACATTCCAGTGGGTCGTGTTCAAGCAGACGATATGGATGAGCTAGCTCGTTTAGCTGATGAGTATGGTTCAGGAGAGATCCGGCTTACTGTGGAACAAAACATTATTATTCCCAACATTGAGAACTCAAAGATTGAGGCACTGCTCAAAGAGCCTGTTCTGAGCACATTTTCACCTGATCCACCTATTCTCATGAAAGGTTTAGTGGCTTGTACTGGTAACCAGTTTTGTGGACAAGCCATAATCGAGACTAAAGCTCGTTCCCTGATGATAACTGAAGAGGTTCAACGGCAAGTTTCTTTGACACGGCCAGTGAGGATGCACTGGACAGGCTGCCCGAATACGTGTGCACAAGTTCAAGTTGCGGACATTGGATTCATGGGATGCCTGACTAGAGATAAGAATGGAAAGACTGTGGAAGGCGCCGATGTTTTCTTAGGAGGCAGAATAGGGAGTGATTCACATTTGGGAGAAGTATATAAGAAGGCTGTTCCTTGTGATGATTTGGTACCACTTGTTGTGGACTTACTAGTTAACAACTTTGGTGCAGTTCCACGAGAAAGAGAAGAAACAGAAGACTAA